The proteins below come from a single Asanoa ferruginea genomic window:
- a CDS encoding C40 family peptidase, giving the protein MAAVLPAGIAAAEPSPAQIEAEIDKKWEQLEPVIEQYNKVHSDLQKNQKKAKDLGKKIEPLSLQADIALDRIGVFAAQQYKTGGGAGQLGMLLSGAKTGDLTDQLAMIDLLARQEKASIADVVATRDKFSAQKTKLDALVADNKKKDGELAARRKQIAADIKKLEDSLPVTHVKVPGCPTIETKTAAEAKAVKTACAQIGKPYVFATAGPSTFDCSGLTEYAWAAAGVSLTHYTGDQWDETYAVSTPRAGDLVFFYSPVSHVGLYIGNGKMVHAPRAGKPVQIGIVSQQPVAGYRSVKKR; this is encoded by the coding sequence GTGGCCGCCGTCCTGCCTGCCGGCATCGCTGCTGCTGAGCCAAGCCCGGCGCAGATCGAGGCGGAAATCGACAAGAAATGGGAACAGCTCGAGCCCGTCATCGAGCAGTACAACAAGGTCCACTCGGATCTTCAGAAAAACCAAAAGAAAGCTAAAGACTTAGGAAAGAAAATCGAGCCGTTGTCGCTACAGGCCGACATCGCACTCGACCGAATCGGTGTCTTCGCGGCCCAGCAATACAAAACCGGCGGCGGAGCCGGCCAGCTCGGAATGCTGCTCAGCGGCGCCAAGACCGGCGACCTGACCGACCAGCTGGCGATGATCGACCTGCTCGCCCGGCAGGAGAAGGCCTCGATCGCCGACGTTGTGGCCACGCGCGACAAGTTCAGCGCGCAGAAGACCAAGCTCGACGCCCTGGTGGCCGACAACAAGAAGAAAGACGGCGAGCTCGCCGCGCGGCGCAAGCAGATCGCGGCCGACATCAAGAAGCTCGAAGACTCGCTGCCGGTCACCCACGTCAAGGTGCCAGGCTGCCCGACCATCGAGACGAAGACCGCGGCCGAGGCCAAGGCGGTCAAGACCGCCTGTGCCCAGATCGGCAAGCCCTACGTGTTCGCCACGGCCGGGCCGAGCACCTTCGACTGCTCGGGCCTGACCGAATACGCCTGGGCGGCGGCGGGTGTCTCGCTGACGCACTACACCGGTGACCAGTGGGACGAGACCTACGCGGTGTCCACACCACGCGCCGGTGACCTGGTGTTCTTCTACAGTCCGGTCAGCCATGTGGGTCTCTACATAGGCAACGGCAAGATGGTGCACGCGCCTCGAGCCGGCAAGCCTGTGCAGATCGGCATAGTCAGCCAGCAGCCGGTCGCGGGTTACCGATCGGTGAAGAAGCGCTGA
- the dcd gene encoding dCTP deaminase, whose amino-acid sequence MLLSDRDLVTEIKSGALTLEPFEPALVQPSSIDVRLDRLFRVFNNHLYTHIDPATQQDELTAQVEVPDGQPFVLHPGEFVLASTMEVISLGDRLAGRLEGKSSLGRLGLLTHSTAGFIDPGFSGHVTLELSNVANLPIMLWPGMKIGQLCIFRLSSPAEHPYGAAVYGSRYQNQRGPTPSRAWQNWRTWPTAPEA is encoded by the coding sequence ATGCTGCTCTCCGACCGTGACCTGGTCACGGAGATCAAGTCGGGCGCCCTGACGTTGGAGCCGTTCGAGCCCGCGCTGGTGCAACCGTCCAGCATCGACGTGCGCCTTGACCGGCTCTTTCGGGTGTTCAACAACCACCTCTACACGCACATCGACCCGGCCACCCAGCAGGACGAGTTGACGGCTCAGGTCGAGGTTCCTGACGGTCAGCCATTCGTGTTGCACCCGGGCGAGTTCGTGCTCGCCTCGACGATGGAGGTCATCTCTCTGGGTGACCGGCTCGCCGGCCGTCTGGAGGGCAAGTCCAGCCTGGGCCGCCTCGGTCTGCTCACCCACTCGACCGCCGGGTTCATCGACCCGGGTTTCTCCGGCCACGTGACGCTGGAGCTGTCGAACGTGGCCAACCTGCCGATCATGCTCTGGCCGGGCATGAAGATCGGCCAGCTCTGCATCTTCCGGCTCTCGTCACCGGCCGAGCACCCCTACGGTGCCGCCGTCTACGGCTCCCGCTACCAGAACCAGCGTGGCCCGACACCGAGCCGGGCCTGGCAGAACTGGCGCACCTGGCCGACCGCCCCCGAGGCATAA
- a CDS encoding pyridoxamine 5'-phosphate oxidase family protein: MASWSEFAADEPRLARAIHALMHQYGPGLGYLATVRADGGPRVHPVSPVITADGLFCFIVDSPKRRDLERDGRYALHSFPPENSDDEAYVAGRAEPVTDPRRIEAIASNLRAEPRVDWKLFELTVEVAMIARRGGTGAATPLVSGAAGPEVRIWLDPTGRRRSSPRRATRPTRRLLEAVT, from the coding sequence ATGGCTTCCTGGTCTGAGTTCGCCGCTGATGAGCCGCGACTTGCGCGGGCGATCCACGCCCTCATGCACCAATACGGGCCCGGCCTGGGCTACCTGGCGACCGTCCGCGCTGACGGCGGTCCACGGGTGCACCCGGTCTCACCGGTGATCACTGCCGACGGGCTCTTCTGCTTCATCGTCGACTCACCCAAGCGCCGCGACCTCGAACGCGACGGCCGCTACGCACTCCACTCGTTCCCACCCGAAAACAGCGACGACGAGGCCTATGTCGCCGGGCGGGCCGAGCCGGTCACCGACCCGCGCCGGATCGAAGCCATCGCCAGCAACCTGCGCGCCGAGCCCCGGGTCGACTGGAAGCTCTTCGAGCTCACTGTCGAGGTCGCGATGATCGCCCGCCGCGGCGGCACGGGCGCGGCCACCCCGCTGGTCTCCGGCGCGGCTGGCCCCGAGGTGCGCATCTGGCTCGACCCGACCGGTCGCCGCCGATCATCTCCGCGCCGGGCGACCCGCCCAACCCGGCGTCTCTTGGAAGCAGTCACCTAA
- a CDS encoding zinc metalloprotease — MTLHGTRWMARAATTGAVVALVLSTGAAGVASPASAAAPANSASCDSGTSSIDLKVKKGAQRQDPNDLSPAEVAAAETEFDAAYAAKTGGVADEQRKTINIPVVVHVVSADGTRATGSIPRSMIDAQINVLNQAYGGFTGGAAAPFHFKLKKVNRVVNPAWSPILSETPAERQMKRQLREGGPETLNIYVGIIDPGLLGWATYPKRNITKYDGAVILSESLPGGDAVPYNEGDTATHEVGHWLNLMHTFENGCEGKGDHVADTPAEAHEQFECPTGADTCTAPGLDPIHNFMDYTDDSCMYQFTAGQVKRMVRAWDAFRAA; from the coding sequence ATGACGCTTCATGGAACGCGCTGGATGGCGCGGGCCGCGACGACGGGTGCGGTTGTGGCCCTCGTGCTCAGCACCGGCGCCGCCGGTGTCGCGAGCCCGGCCAGCGCCGCCGCGCCGGCCAACAGCGCTAGCTGCGACAGCGGCACCAGCAGCATCGATCTCAAGGTGAAGAAGGGTGCGCAGCGGCAGGATCCCAACGACCTGTCGCCCGCTGAGGTGGCCGCGGCCGAGACCGAGTTCGACGCCGCCTATGCGGCCAAGACCGGTGGCGTGGCCGATGAGCAGCGCAAGACCATCAACATTCCGGTGGTCGTGCATGTCGTCTCCGCAGACGGGACGCGGGCGACCGGCAGCATTCCGCGGTCGATGATCGACGCGCAGATCAACGTGCTCAACCAGGCCTATGGCGGGTTCACCGGTGGGGCGGCGGCGCCGTTCCACTTCAAGCTCAAGAAGGTCAACCGCGTGGTCAACCCGGCCTGGTCGCCGATTCTGTCGGAGACGCCGGCCGAGCGGCAGATGAAGCGGCAGCTTCGCGAGGGTGGGCCGGAGACGCTCAACATCTACGTCGGGATCATCGATCCTGGGCTGCTCGGGTGGGCGACCTATCCGAAGCGCAACATCACGAAGTATGACGGCGCCGTGATTCTTTCCGAGTCGCTGCCGGGTGGGGACGCGGTGCCCTACAACGAGGGTGACACCGCGACCCACGAGGTGGGGCACTGGCTCAACCTCATGCACACGTTCGAGAACGGGTGTGAGGGCAAGGGCGACCACGTGGCCGACACGCCGGCCGAGGCGCACGAGCAGTTTGAGTGCCCGACTGGGGCCGACACCTGCACGGCGCCAGGGCTCGACCCGATCCACAACTTCATGGACTACACCGACGACTCTTGCATGTATCAGTTCACCGCGGGCCAGGTGAAGCGCATGGTGCGCGCCTGGGACGCCTTCCGCGCGGCGTAA